The genomic segment AGACTTCTGGACTGGATGTGTTTGATGGCGTCAAGGCGGCACAAGATCCTCGGATACAGGAGGAACTTCTGAACATGGCATGGGCAGATGGCGACGCAGCGGCGTTTGCTCATGCTCTTTCGGTCATAGCGCGCGCGCAGGGAGCGGACGATATTGCGAAGGAAGCCCTGTCTGAAAAAGGCGATCTCGACCTGACCGGCCTGTTCCGCATCATGTCGGCGCTCGGCATAAAGGTGACGTTTCATGCGGCGGACTGATGCGGCACACGCCGAAGGGATGGCGGCCTGTCGGGCCGCCACAGAGCAGTCAGCCCCCGCGAGGGGGCTTCAGTTTCAAGTGTCCGCTTAGACGTTCACTTGCCTTTGACTTTTTCGACGCTCTTCAGGCCGAAAGCGGAAATCCGGTCCATAACCTCGCCGCATTCTGCGCAATGAACAGTAAACTTTTCACTCCACCCCCCATGCTCCGGTCCCGTTTGAATTGTTATTCTATTCACTGTGCCGCATTTTTCACATTTCTCTTTGTAAGATTCTTCACCAATATTACACATATTTTTGGTATTCCTTTTTCATGTCCGTTTCGAGATACGCAATGCCTGTGCATCGCGCATTGAGCGGAACGCCAGAACGATCTGTTTGCTGAAAGCGGGACTGAACTGGCCGCGCGCGGTTCGGTCTTCCAGCGTGTAGGACGTTTCGAGGATGTCGTAATTCACTTCATCCACCATCACCCACAGGGGCATATCCGTATCCAGCTTCGCCCTGCGGGCCTCGGTTTCCGGAATCAGCACGGCCTGACGATCAGCAGCAGGCTCTTTGCTCGTGATCGGCAGGATGAAGAGGTGATGCTTGCCGTCCCGGTCAATGGCAACGACCACCACGCAGCTCGGCCGCTTTTTTCGGCCTTCCGTCTCACCTCGTAAATCCTGCCATTTCCAGAGATAGTGATAGTCGATGACCTGGCCGACACGCGGGAAGTCATCAGCCATTCAGATAGTCCTCAATCCCCTGATCGCACAGGACGGCAACGTCTTCAGGCATATCGTTGACGGCATAAGCCTTCTGACTGCCCGTATCCCTGCTGGTCAGCGTCTCGTATCGCTCCATCGACATGACAACGAACCGGGGCTTGCGATGCTTGGTGATGGCGACGGGGGCGACGGCTGCGGCCTCGAAGAGATCGCCGGTATTACGGGTCAGGTCGCCCGCTGCAAACTGCTTCACTGGCTTTATCCTCCCACGGGGGCAATATCAAGAATATACAGAAATTCTGAATATTCCGCAAATTAAATCGCTGAGGATAGCAGAGGCATGGCGGCCTACAGGGCCGCCAAATGATACACAGCCCCCGTCAGGGGGCTTCCGTTTATCGTGGCTATCCCGAGGGGAGAAGAGACTATGCCACAGAGGGCGCAACCATCCGCTCTTCTGTGCTCACCTAGCTGATTTTTTCGCGACCAGCAGCGCAGCCACAGGTCCGCCCCATGCCCCCAGCAGGCTGAGGACGGCGATTGCGGTCGAGAACCAGAGTGGCAAAGCCTCGGGCGAGGCATCGGCTCCCATCATCATCGGCAGACCCAGCACGCCGAACATGAATTGAAAGAAGACAACGGGCAGAGCGATGATTTTCACAGATCGAAAGCTGTGCGTGAACATCACAGACAGGCCCGCCATCATGACAGAAAAAAAGAGACCGGCCGTCAGGATGCCTATCCCATGAAGGGCCAGGAACCATTGCGGCAAGAGTTCCAGCCCACGGTCCCGCATCAGACAGAACATAATCACGACACCAGTCAGAAAACCGAAAGTCACGATCAGTTTCAGCGTGTCGATGGCATCAGCAATATGCCCAGCCAGACGGTCAACGCCATTTGGCGCAGTATTCTGCTCTGTTGTCATGTCCTAATTCCACCAGAACCTGTTTTGCCGTTACTACCATAAGCCCGGTCTTATGCGTAAGAAATTGCCGGTCGCTTATGGGAGCAGGAATTGATTTTGACTTACTCGTGCCGAAGTAACGCACTGTCTGCCTGATGTTCGGGTTTCTCACTTTCTGGTGCCTCGGAAAGAAGAGACAAAAGAGTATCGGGAACCGGTTCCTTCACCACAGCACCGAACCGGGCGCGCAGCGCGCGCTTCAGCCACGACGCCAGAAAATTTTCATCTGAATACTTGTGCATATCCGATCCTTCCCACTGCATTTTAATCGGATCGCCCACGACAGGAAGATTCTGGCGTCGTAGAGCACTCCACAATGTTGCGAACCCGGCATCATCAGCCGGAGCGGGTGGCCGGGGCGCAGTGCCCCGGCCGGTTGTTGTCATGCGGTCGCTGCGCCGGGTGTGCGGAGAAAGGCCGGAAGCCATCCGCTTTCCGCTGCGGCCTTGGCCGCGTCGGTGGCGAGGGCATCCCGTTTTGCCTTCTGCCAGTCGCCGGGGTTTGCTCCTGCCTCGGTGATGTAGTCGGCAATGGTGGATTTCGTCAGCGAACGGAAGAAGTTGTCCGCATCGGGCTTCCACCATTCGCGCATGTCGAAGCCGATTGAGGCTGCGATGTCACGCGACGAGCCGCGCTGCCTGTCCACGGACCAGTCCTCCTTTCCGGCATTCACGAAGGGCAGGGCGCAGGCGGCAAGAATTTCGACCAGTTCGCTTTCGGTACGGCCCAGAAGCCACGGCCACAGCCGATCATCCTGCGGGATGCGCAGAGGGTTGAGGCGTTCCAGCCGATATTCGGCAACCGCGCACATGGCCGGGTTGGATGCCTTGTCGTGCGGCGTTTCGGGCGTCTCGAAGCGGGGAGACATCGCGCCGTGGTGCTGCATCAGAAGCGCATGGACCAGAACCCGCAGGACCATCACACTGTCCCGCGCAAGCGTCGCCTGTAGGGCGGCTGTCCGCTCGCGATAGAGCGTTTCCATCAGACCGTTGGGAATGGTGGGCACGGCACTGTCATTCTCGGCTGTGCTGGCGCTGGCGGCGTCCTTCTTCTTCGCGCCGGGTTTGACCACGCCCACATAGGTCGTGCCGATCTCCGCCCCCTCGGTCATGATGAAGACCCCGGCCTGTTCCTTCTGCTCGGCGCTCCACAGGTGAGCCGCATTCTGCAATGCCTCAAGCTCGGCGGTCAGGGCGTCGTATTCTTCGTTTTCCTCGTCGGTCAGGCCCTGGGACTGCTCGTTTTCCTCGATCTCGGTCAGCCGGTCGGCAATCGCCTCGATGCGTGCGGCATCCTCGGCGGTTGGCTCGGCCTGTTTTGGCGACAAACGAGGGGTGGAATAGAACCAGCTTGGCCGGTCCGTGATGCGTTCAACCCATGACCAGCCTTCGGCCCTGAACCCGGCTTCGACTTCGCCCAGCTTCTTTTCGGCCAGTTCGTGCAGAAGCGGGGTATCGGTCAGGAAACCGTTCTCTCCGAACAGGTCCTGCACCACGGTCCCGCCCGCAGCGCGGTAGGTATCCAGTCCGACGAAGGAGACGATGCGGCTGCTTTCGGGAACGGCCCCCTGCATGAGCCGGTTCTTGATGGAGTGCGGGGCAACCTGAAAGTGCGTATCCAGCACCCATTGCAGCACACTGTCCTGCGCCTCGTGATCGTCCGCCACGGTGAAGGCCGAAACCTGTTCGAGCGTGAGCTGATCCTGTCGGAAGGCGCTCATGACAGCAGGAGAGACGGACGCCAGCTTCAGGCGCTTCGCGACGATTGAAGCGGAGACGCCAAAACGCTGCGCGATCTGCTCGACGGAGCGTCCCAATTCGACCTGTCGGGCGAACGCCTCAAACTGGTCGGCCGGGTGCATCGCATGACGCTGCACGTTCTCGGCAAGGCTGATTTCCTCGGCTTCCTCGGGTGTCACGATCCGGCAGAGAACGGACTTGTCCTCGGTCCAGTCGCCGCGTTCGACCAGCAGGGACATGGCGAGAAAGCGTCGGCCGCCCGCGACAACGCCGAAGCGGTCACCATCCGGCACGACGACAAGGCTCTGGATCAGGCCAACAGCTTTCAGGTTGTCGGCCAGTTCTTCGATAGCGATGGCGGGCACCGTGCGCCGGACATTCAGGGGCGAACGGAACAGCTTGCTGAAGGGGATGCGTGTCCCGTCTGTATCGTTGGCGGGCGTCGTGATTGGCGTCGGCGTCTTGCTCGTAGTCTTTTTGGCGGGCTTCGTGGTGGCTTTCTTGGGCTCACTGCGGAGTGTTGCAGACATAGGGTTTACCCTCCCTGCACCGGGCGGAGAGGAAGGACCATCCCCCCACGTTTTCCCGCCCGGTGTTCTTATTATATACACGATATAATAAGGGAGGGGCAAGAGAAAAATGCAGTTTTTCACACAGATAATGGCGGTTCCCCGCCAAAAATTACCCTTGCATCCGCCCCCTCAAAACCCCAGCCTTTCGTTCGACCTGCCAGCGGCAGGGCGAAAGGCAGCGC from the Komagataeibacter medellinensis NBRC 3288 genome contains:
- a CDS encoding ParB/RepB/Spo0J family partition protein, encoding MSATLRSEPKKATTKPAKKTTSKTPTPITTPANDTDGTRIPFSKLFRSPLNVRRTVPAIAIEELADNLKAVGLIQSLVVVPDGDRFGVVAGGRRFLAMSLLVERGDWTEDKSVLCRIVTPEEAEEISLAENVQRHAMHPADQFEAFARQVELGRSVEQIAQRFGVSASIVAKRLKLASVSPAVMSAFRQDQLTLEQVSAFTVADDHEAQDSVLQWVLDTHFQVAPHSIKNRLMQGAVPESSRIVSFVGLDTYRAAGGTVVQDLFGENGFLTDTPLLHELAEKKLGEVEAGFRAEGWSWVERITDRPSWFYSTPRLSPKQAEPTAEDAARIEAIADRLTEIEENEQSQGLTDEENEEYDALTAELEALQNAAHLWSAEQKEQAGVFIMTEGAEIGTTYVGVVKPGAKKKDAASASTAENDSAVPTIPNGLMETLYRERTAALQATLARDSVMVLRVLVHALLMQHHGAMSPRFETPETPHDKASNPAMCAVAEYRLERLNPLRIPQDDRLWPWLLGRTESELVEILAACALPFVNAGKEDWSVDRQRGSSRDIAASIGFDMREWWKPDADNFFRSLTKSTIADYITEAGANPGDWQKAKRDALATDAAKAAAESGWLPAFLRTPGAATA
- a CDS encoding NepR family anti-sigma factor; translation: MGDPIKMQWEGSDMHKYSDENFLASWLKRALRARFGAVVKEPVPDTLLSLLSEAPESEKPEHQADSALLRHE
- a CDS encoding helix-turn-helix domain-containing transcriptional regulator; its protein translation is MKTSGLDVFDGVKAAQDPRIQEELLNMAWADGDAAAFAHALSVIARAQGADDIAKEALSEKGDLDLTGLFRIMSALGIKVTFHAAD
- a CDS encoding type II toxin-antitoxin system Phd/YefM family antitoxin; the protein is MKQFAAGDLTRNTGDLFEAAAVAPVAITKHRKPRFVVMSMERYETLTSRDTGSQKAYAVNDMPEDVAVLCDQGIEDYLNG